One window of Actinomycetota bacterium genomic DNA carries:
- a CDS encoding DUF362 domain-containing protein, with protein MAYLLVSRVSSYREDEVRPAVSDMLDRSGLEWRGKTVLVKPNLLGPFTPQSGVVTHPCVIRSLRDELRRRGCRVMVGDNPGIRGYGMVGRMARVSGAEEAAGEDLVNLGLRPRQVAIDSRHVRRVSVCSEVFEADLWISVPKFKTHMTTVITGAVKNSYGLLVGGEKARLHAAAPRPWDFGELLVDLYALRPPDLVIMDAVVGMEGNGPSGGKLRDIGVLLSSRSGGVIDLAMCRMAGIDPARVPTQAWATRRGLAPDDLEAVEVLGELPVIPRFRKPSTMARLDPGGAVQKLIFRSLSRPRLGVNRKRCTGCGSCVRGCPVQAISLHGYPRFDAAKCIACYCCHELCPEGAVKVGGMVAFLRG; from the coding sequence TTGGCTTATCTTCTTGTAAGCAGGGTTTCCTCCTACCGCGAGGACGAGGTCCGTCCCGCCGTCTCCGATATGCTTGACAGAAGCGGGCTGGAGTGGCGGGGAAAAACGGTCCTGGTCAAACCCAACCTGCTGGGGCCCTTCACCCCGCAATCCGGGGTGGTGACGCATCCCTGCGTAATCCGCTCCCTGCGCGACGAGCTGCGCCGCAGGGGCTGCCGCGTGATGGTGGGGGATAACCCGGGCATACGCGGCTACGGCATGGTGGGCCGCATGGCCCGCGTGAGCGGCGCGGAGGAGGCTGCGGGAGAGGATCTCGTCAACCTCGGCCTGCGCCCGCGGCAGGTCGCGATAGATTCGCGCCACGTGAGGCGCGTTTCCGTGTGCTCCGAGGTCTTCGAGGCGGACTTGTGGATATCCGTCCCCAAGTTCAAGACCCACATGACCACGGTCATCACCGGCGCCGTGAAGAACAGCTACGGGCTCCTGGTGGGAGGGGAAAAAGCCCGTCTCCACGCCGCCGCCCCCCGTCCGTGGGACTTCGGCGAGCTGCTGGTGGACCTCTACGCGCTGCGCCCCCCCGACCTGGTGATCATGGACGCGGTGGTGGGCATGGAGGGGAACGGCCCCTCGGGTGGCAAGCTAAGGGACATCGGCGTCCTGCTGTCCTCGCGCAGCGGCGGCGTGATCGACCTGGCCATGTGCCGCATGGCCGGCATCGATCCCGCGCGCGTTCCCACCCAGGCCTGGGCGACGAGGCGCGGCCTGGCACCGGACGACCTGGAGGCCGTGGAGGTGTTGGGGGAGTTACCGGTCATACCCCGCTTCAGGAAGCCCTCCACCATGGCGCGGCTCGATCCCGGCGGTGCGGTACAGAAGCTCATCTTCCGCAGTCTCTCGCGGCCGCGCCTGGGGGTGAACAGGAAGAGGTGCACCGGCTGCGGTTCCTGCGTGCGCGGATGCCCGGTGCAGGCCATCTCCCTGCACGGGTATCCCCGCTTCGACGCCGCGAAGTGCATAGCCTGCTACTGCTGCCACGAGCTGTGCCCCGAGGGAGCCGTAAAGGTCGGCGGGATGGTCGCCTTCCTGCGCGGCTAG